The genomic window GCATAAACTATAACACCATACGCCACAGCTTGTGCAAAGACATAAGGAATCTCAACTAGAGCCTGCAACAAGAGAAgcaatttgattattaaaaggCAAAACGTATTAGATATATGCAAAGTCTGTAGCATCAGAAAACTAGTTACCTGTCCAAAGGCATATGGCAGGGCTGAATACATTCCAGCAGCTCTTTCTCTGTAAAAGACTGTTCGTTCAACTACAACGACTGGCTGGACCGATTGGGCATTCTGAATCCCAAGGAAGAGAACAGCAGCATACATAGAACCCATTGCATTAAACAGATCTTGTTGCCTTGTCCTGCAATTTACCACATGAAGTATAAATTAAAGTTGATATAGAGAAACATACTGagttctcaaaattttgaacCAACATCAAATTACCTTTTGGTGCCCAGATCCCAGAACATTGTCCCAAACATCAAGGCTATGAAAGTTGTGAAGAGAAATCTCACTGCCGTGTATGGTGGGTTGCGCCAGTATGACCAACGTTGTTTCCATAAACATGCCAAAAATTGGGTAAAGAAGGGTTGGGAGTATTGAGTAGCGAAATAGAGGTCTTTTGTACCAGGGGCAGGTTGGCTCAGTTCTTTAATTAAATCTTTGTTTCTCCTGAAACATATGCCACTTGTCAGAAAAGGTTTCAACAACAAATTTAAGCTTCTCATGAGAAACATTGGATGGCTGTATATTACTTTGCAATCTTATAATGCAATTACATAACCTATGTTTGAATCACCTGTACAGGTCTGAATTCTTGTATATTTCAGTGAAATCAACCCTTAAAATTACTTCTTGTGCCGAGGTGGTAACTTCCAGCATCCAGGTTGCAGGGTTATAACCATCTTTGATTTTACTGACTCCTTCAATTCTCTTTATGAAAGCAAGTGATATGTATTAGTAAGCGCTTAATATGAATTAACTCAAACTGAAGTATTTACTTCTTATAGCTTTTACTTTATCATGGCTGCTTacctcaaaataatttattagatgGGAAGAATGTCTACCCAGTGGTCCCACATATATCTCTTGCCCTCCACGCTTCATCAGGAGCAACTGCAAAtccattttaaatatttcagtACTTGTATACTATAACCAGTACTTGTATTTCAGTACTTGTATGCAAATCCATTTTAAATTCCCTTAACATTTCCTACCTCATCAAAGGCTTCAAATATGTCAATACTTGGCTGATGGATGGTGCACACAACTGTCCTTCCTGTGTCCACAGTGTTCCTGACTGTTCTCATAACAATTGCAGCAGCTCTTGCATCTAGCCCTGAAGTTGGCTCATCCATGAATATAATCGAGGGATTTGCCACAAGCTCAACTGCAATTGTCAGCCTCTTGCGCTGCTCGGTTGAGAGGCCGTTTACACCTGGCAACCCAACCAGTGCATCCCTCAATGGGGTCAGTTCCACAAGCTCCATGACTTCCTCAATGAACATCTGTAACCATTAGCAATGattataaattgtttaaaaaacgTTGCAAACCATAGTAGAGATGGTAAAAAATTTGACACTACTTGTGACTCTTCTGTTAGCAGGTTGTGAAGAGGTTTCTCTAGTCTTATTAAAGAGATCGGTTAATTGATGCAAATCCTCAATAACACTCATTAGCTTGCATGAACCTCACCAAATTTGGATTGCAGGTCAATGAAATTTGAACCAGCACTTTTTCCCATGTGAAGGTCAATCCAAACTTGATCCTGGCCTTAGCTCAACCAAGTATGAAAATTCAATTCTAGGGCTTTGCTTGTTTAGAGCACTAAATTGAACAAGAAAAATATGGAAACAATTCAGGAAACTCCCACCTTTCTGGTTTCAGAATTCACATCAGAAGGCAACCGCAGCCAAGCTGAGTAGAGCAAGGACTCATGGACGGTAACATGAGGAGAGTGGATATCATTCTGCTCACAGTATCCAGAAATTCGAGCAAAAGTCTCTTGCTTCTTTGGGTAGCCAGAAATGGTGATCTTACCCTCAATATATCCACCAGTTTTCCGACCAGCCAGTACATCCATGAGAGTGGTTTTACCAGCACCGCTAACACCCATCAGAGCTGTAAGAACACCAGGCCTGAAAGCACCACTCACCCCCTTCAGAAGCTCCAGTCTGTCTTCAAGGGCACCCTGACTTTTCATTTCCTGCAAGTTCATTTCAAATTACTCAGTTCTCATTTTTGGTTTTATAGTACATTATGAAGAAACATATGTCgtcatttaaataaatatgacgTTACCTCTGGCATGTCAACGGAGTATCTAATATCATCAAAGGTGATAGAATGTGGTTGGAATGGAAGAACCATTCCTTTCTTCTTATTATGTTTAGCCTCAGCAATGGCTTCTACCATTTCCTCTCCCCTCTCTGCATTTCAAGTTTAAATTCAATGAGCCATATAAAACATGTAGTTAAATGACAAGAACTGAGTCGCACAATGGCATGCATGCATGCACCATGTTTGAGTTTCATCACCTGTGGTTGCAGTTTTGGCATTGTCAGACTCTTCTGTTATAACAGCTTGATGATTCTCAAATGCTGCGCAATTTGCAACATGTTAGTACACTAAGCTCATATTTTTAGGAGTTTCAATGCAGAGAAGGTAGAGACACCCACGATTTAGGTAATTGAGGCACAGAGTGTAAAAGAAGTTGAACACAAATATGAATCCAAGCAGTGCCCCAGCTCCTATCCAGTACCAGTGTGCGTCTGTGGAGAACCCACGAGACTTCAATACTGTAACTCCAAGGGATTCTGTTGAATCGGTAACATTCTGAAAAAGGGAAATACATACAATCATCAGTTACTGACACACATAAATAAACACAGATATTCACATGGAACATTCAAGAACTTACTTTGCTCCAACTCTTCCCAAGGAATTCATTTACCACTATTGCATTCTGTGCATACATCAGAGGGGAAGACCAGTAACCCCAAATCCACCATTTCTTGACATTATCTGCAGCATTGaccaaataaaaaaggaaacaaaaattcattattAGGGGTTATGCGCAAGAAGGTTCTATGCTTCCTAAAAGAATATTTCCTCATCATACCATGTGACAGGATAAAACCACCCGATGCCAAGAGCATAAGTAAAGCAAATGCCCCAAATGTGTTTGCAACAATCATGTTTCTACCAGCTGCTGCTATAAATCGAAATAATCCAGATGCCATCTGATTAACAAGCAAGAGGAGAAGATACTGTCTAAACAACCTGCAATAAGGAGATTTGTTTATTCAGCATTAATCATTTTGGAACAGAGAAAACATGTAAAAGAAATCTGGATAAGTTTCTGCAACTTCATAACTTTTTCACTTTTACCTTTCCACATTTGGATCAAATCCAATGACATAGTAAGTGATGAACACCCAAACAGCAACTTCAACAAATGTGATGGGGATCTTGAGCACCCATGATGGAAGAGCATATGCCCATGCAGGATAGAAGAGTAGGTCTCTTTGCTTGTAAAATACGGGAAGTTTTGCAATTGCCATGGCAAGTTCTGCCATTCCATTAAACATGATCATGACAACAGTGAAGAACAAAGCACCGGTGTAAATGCTTCCGTCATCTGTTGAATTTTTGTGCATCTCAGTTCTTAGGAAGAGTGTCATTGCAATCACTGCCATTACTGCAAGCTAAAAAcagaaatagaaataataaaattacgATCACATATAGAAAATTAAAAGCCATTGTTACaagtaacaataataataataataatactcaCTTGGGTGAGCTTGAAAATATAGACAAATGAGTTCCTCTTCATCAGCAAGTACTCTCTTGACATGTTGGCATCCAACAGTACCTTCTTTCTAACACCATACTTCTTTGTTGTCAAAGCAGCTGGGTGGCTTTTGGCCTTGTCAAATGGTGATGCCAGCTCATCTGCTACTTTCCGTCCAATGTGAAATGACTGGAATGCCTCAGCAAATTCCTTGACCGTGACAAAACTGTAAGGCTCTTCTTTACGTGCCCAATACTGGGCCTGATCTTTCCTAGATGTTACCTGCAATGAAGTTTAAAGTTATGTTCtagctcaattttttttcttaaaaaaaatttaaaaaaaaaaagagagatgaaGATAGAAGATGCCAAAAGCTACAAAGCTAGATTTGCACTCACTTCTTGCAGAAAGTCTGCCACACCCTTCCTTGCAGGACATTTGAAGCCCATGGATTCAAAAAATTCAAGCACATCTTCACGAGGACCCTGATAAACAATCTGACTATCAGAGAGGAGAATGATGTCATCAAAAAGATTGTAAGTCTCAGGTGCTGGCTGGAGGAGAGAGATGACAGCAGTCCCGTTGAGAATGTGGATGGTTTGCTTGAGAGAATTGACAATTTGATAAGTTGTTGAGCTGTCCAAGCCAGTAGAGATCTCATCCATGAACAGTGCCTTTGATGGTCCTACCAGCATCTCACCTATCATTCATACATTTCacataattgaattaaattaaattaatgaacaaaaaaaaatctaattgatttgttttttcatttagtTGGAAACCAAATTATCCTGCCTGTTGTGACACGCTTCCTTTGTCCTCCAGAGATACCCCTTATCATCTCATCTCCTACCATGGTATCTGCACAGATGTCTAGTCCCAGAATCTGTAgatttaaatgtaaaaaaaaaaaaaaaaaattatgaattagaATTGGGTTTTCTCACAAATCTATAAGCTATCATTGAAAGTTTCATGGTTATAATACCTTCAATGTATAATCAGTGACAACATTTTCCTTCTGACCTTCTGTTGCTGCTGCCTGAAATATTGGAATCCAATGATGAAAATGTCAACCACCATGCAAGCAACTTCAGTACATTAAGAAATTTCATAGATAAAAGATTCTGACATAGCATAAAATTCACAAATTAGATTGATTCAAGCCATTCATTtgagtaaaaaaagaaagaaacaaactCCAGAACAGACAGAACACCGACAATACAAAGCCATTTTGCCTATCTATGTcagaattcaaaatttaatttatggaAAAGAGTAGTATCCATGTTCACTGAAAGCAAATAGCTCAATTTCTGCAGAACTGATTAAAATTTCACTAAAAGTAGATTCTGTCTTACCTTCATGAAGACATCAAGATCAGGATCAGGCTTAATATTTGCTGCTTTCTCTCTTCTTGACAGCTCTGCTAACATGTCTGAGGATGGCAAAAGTAAGAGTCAATCTCCTAGGCTATGCAAATGTCATATAACCACATTCACAACCTGCAAAAAGCAGAGAAATAAAAAGCAAAGGCAATGGTTTAGACTAACCATATCGATCTCCAACACCCTGGCATCTTGCAGAGAATGCCAAGGTTTCCCTTACAGTCATTTCTCCTATATGGGTATCATGTTGGCTGATATAAGCTGCAGTTCTCTGGGGTACAAACTCATTCATGCTGTGACCGTTGTATGTCACCCTTCCCGTAACCTAAAGAAGGAATTTCAGTTTTTAAGTTGGATATGagattaaagaaataaaaaatcaaacattcgATAGAGAATCGGGGAGTGATAATCATTTTCTTTCAACCTTTAGATTGGGATCAAGCTTTCCAGCCAATGCCAATAAGAGGGTGGTCTTTCCAGAACTTGGAGGACCTAAAAGCAACGTCATTCTGCAGAAGAAAAATATGCACAAAAATCATGATCATGGATCTTCAGGACATTCTAAATTTGGAGAACGAAAAATTCATTTGAGTTATCAATCCATTTTTAATTACTAGAAACAAATTCATGCTCACCTGCGAGGTTTGATGATTCCACTAACATCATTGAGAATAGTGCATTTCTTCTTTTTACTTGGAAGAATGTGGACAGCGTTCAGGATGCCCtttggaaaagaagggaaaattaGAATCTAAAAACAAACTTACCTAAAAGAATACTAAGTACATAGCTAATGATCAGCATTTGCATGTAGTTACctcaagtttattaaaaatgaaattatggaatGAAGGCAAAGCTCTGCTTCCTACAAAAGCTTCTGCATCGATGGTAAGATGCTCAAATCTAACTTCAATTTCGGGAACATCAACTCCAACTCTGAAAAATGGAAGAGACATGAAAACCCATTATCAAAAATTCAAAGGAAGATGTTGGATGCGGAGAAATGTGGGAAACGCCTATGAGGCATATTTCAGGTAAAATTTTCAATGTTCAAAAACAATTGGCAAGGAATGCAAGAGAGGAGGAGAAATCTCACCTATCGATACGATTCTTAAGCTTCAACAAGAATTTCTCATTGTCCTCTTCGGCAATTTTTACCAACCTCTCCACTAAATTCTTCTTTTCCTGAAACCCAAGGTTATGTATATCAATTTCACTGGCCTCACCCTCTGATCCCATCAGCAAACCTTTCCTCAACCGATTGTAGGTGGGAAGTTTCTCGAGTGCGGCCCATTTCAAAGCTTCCTCATCATCCTCATCCCTCGAAGATTGAGAGAAAACATCCGCACCCGAGTTCCTCCATATCGAAGAACCGTTCCTCCGAAAACTACCACTGGCTCTATAAATGTCAGCAGTGGCCATTGCAACCTGAAACGAAAAACCCTCCTGGAAGACCAACCAAAACCCACAAAAACCCAGAACCGTTTCCTCCAAAGTTTGGGAGAGAAGCTCAAAAATCAGAGATGCGTCTCCTCCCTCTCTCTTCTCTGCATAAAAGTACCTTTGTATTGCTAATATTTGATGCCTATAGAGTGGAGGGTTTATATAGTGATGGGTAGAGCAGAAAATGGGGTGGCTTTCAAGTTTTCAAACTTCTTGATTTCCCGTGactctattaaaaaataagcgGACAATTTGAATATATAAGAGGCTGCGCAATGACCCCATGATATAACGAACAAGGAGATGCCACCATTTTTTACCTgtcaaattcttaaataaaacACTTCCAGCGTCTCTCAATAGGGAACGTGATTTATTACAAGCTGTCCAACCCGCTACATCAACTAACTTTGTCTTTTCAACCGTTGGTCCGGGTTGGTTCCAGGTGGACCCAAATCCGCCAAAACTACAAATGTAagttatgttttgttttgtatttttttaaaaaaaactgttGAGTACATTTCCCCTCCAACTCTCCTACCCCCCACAAACTTGagttctaaaatttaaataaatgactttttatgtttagatattataaagaaaagttaAGGAAAAACTGCCACATATCGTGTCACATTCTATAACAATAATAGTAAGTTCCAACGGTCAAGTCAATCATGGGAAATAGAAGGTGaatttttttgtgtgtgtacTTCCTTTAGAGAGGGTTGTTTCGATTTCTCGTTTGTTGTTGGATGGAATTTTGTCATAGAAACTGAGTTTTTTACAATTGAAATCCTTGCACTTGGGGATTTGGCATACTTTCAAATATCATGTTTGAAATCCTTGCACCATTTTTGACCATTTTCTTTTGAGTTTACCTTTTCTGGTGTCAGTAGACCATTGCCTATGTCATTTTTCAAGTTTCTTTACGTTTGTGGATTTTcgttttagtttcttttttaatatgtatgaCAAAGTGGTTTAGAAATGTAGAAGATAGATTAACTCGTGTTTCTAACATGCAATCCCTTCCACCTAACCACTTTAATTACCACACCACCAGTAACACAACCAATGGAAGAGACACATGCTGAGTATAGCCTTGCTCTAGGCCAAGACCAAAGGTTAGGCCATGGAAGTGCTAAGAATGAAGATTCTGCATACACAATTTCAGACTTTGAGAGACTATTTTCAAGCCACAAGGATCAATCCACccttttgtattattttacCATATAATGTAGTTGGAATACAAGTCAGACCCCAGATGGTGCAATTCTTACACCAATATTACGAGATGGAGGGAGCCTAATTGTAACACTGACCACTTAAAGCTAGaactattttctttctcattgaAAGAAAAAGCTAAGCATTAGGGAGACCTAGGAGTATTAGTTCTTGGTATGAGTTGCAAATAGCTTTTCTAAACTGATTCTTTCCTGCTCAAAAGGTCACAGTGCTAAAGAGGCAGATTCTGAACTTTTGTTGTAAAGGAAAGAAAGTTTATATGAATGTTGGGATAGATTCAAAGAGTTGTTGATGAGATGTCCTCACCACAGATTTGAAATATCTTAGATATTAGTTTCTTCTTTTTATGAGGGAACTTCTCTCCAGATGAAGCGAACAATAGAAATTGTGGTGTAGGAACTTCATGACTCAACAACCAAACCAGGATTAAGATTTTTGTAGTATGTTGCTGAAAAATCTAGATCCTAGGACATTCCAATATCCCAACTCCTTTCAGATTCAGCACAGTAAGCCCCACCTCAAGTGGaggaattttaaaattcaatacaGAAAATAATTTACAAGCGAAAATGTTTGTGTTAACTAAGACACTTGAGgagttgaaaacaaaaaaaggcaAAGGAAACTAGGACTATCAATGAGGTTTCTACCTCATTTGATATGTGTGAAGGACCTCAAAATATAGAAATACAACCTAAACCAGTGCACGTTGTAGGGCAGCTTAGAAGTCAAAAACTCATCTAATCTAGATgtttttcttgttaaaagtaTGTCTTTAGCTTCTGTTGCTAGGATCTAGAGGCTTAGGAAGAAAATAATGCACCTAACCTAGTATTGGGATAGGGAAGAGAGAGATCTAGTATTCCTTATGTACGTAAGGGCTCTCTTGTGCACCTTTCAGGTGTGTTGTACCAAATTGTGCACCCACTTAGGCAACTTAAATTGTGCACCTCTTAAGTCATGTGTTGGAACAAATTGCACACCCCTTCTCCAAAGCCACTAGAATGCCCAAGCAACATACCTCCTCAAGACTTGAAATGTGTAACTCTTCCACTAATAATAAAGCGCACCCCTAGAGGTCATTGAAACCCATGCACTAGTCCTACGTTTGCAAAGGTTGAACACTAGATAATTCTTCCAATGATTGGTACACTCACCAAAGTAGTGCATTCATTCACACCTCAAGTCTTCAATTATACTACCAAAACTCACCCCATgttgattacaaaaaaaaaaaaaaaagaggtacaTGTACCAACCCTAAGGTAATACATCAAGGGTGATGATTAGTTAATTGTACTTGCACAAACAAGTATAGTGACATTGGAATAGGTGGAACAAGAGCTCATTTTGCCCATAAAAAGAGAACTATGAATATACAAGTAGATTTCTCTTACGAGTAGGAGTAACTTAAAGTGGTTTTAGCTTTTAGTtggaatttttcattttttcttttttggtaacCTACATATGGGAGGCCTCAACTTAGATAACCTTTAGCACTCCAAGGGGTAAGAGGAGTTGAAGTCTCCCATATGTAGGGAATCTCGGATCACTTTGTTCCCTATCTTAGGACTAGGTTAGGTGCatgattttctttctattcCACTAGATCCTAACAATGGAAGCAAAATACATACTTTTTaacaaaaaagatataaattaaTGCATTTGGGAaactttacctttgatttggaCATTCCCAAATTAAATCCTTTTGGTAAAGATGAAGTCTCTAAAGTCTCTAGAGATCTTGTATACCCACATTAATCTTCTAACCTTGATCCTTGACATACAAATGATGGGTTGTTTAGGAGGTTGGAAGCTAAGACTCTCTCTatttggatggtggaagactaAAAgttagaaaccctaacccctaaggaggtatttataaggttccccACTAGGCTTAAATGACTTAAGCCTATTAAGGGCTTAAGTCATttaatttaacataaaaaaagtcctaattaattaattaatccaataGTATTGTTCAactaatcaattagctcaatctaaAGATGTTGTTCACCAACCCATATGCAACCTTGtgaaattaccaaaatatccttatgcacataaatgaataaagagCTAATCCAATCCTCATAAATCATGTCATTAAGGTACATGAGCTCGAGTGGGGACCATTAGGACTTAAAAGATAGTAGTAACTCCctaagaatccaattctaaattttatttaatatcccattacaaaaaaatcaactataATCCAGTACTgtatataaataacaatgaaacaCTAAGTACTCATGTTCGTGTCCTACCATCCATTGCATACAGTTTCCTCATGAATTGGTATTTATAGCCTAATAAAGTGAAAACTATCAACCTCTTAAGACTACCTCTATCATTCAATTACAAATCTTTTTAttgtgtgatcaattgacatatcctAGCTCATAAAAAGCTTAAGctaagttccacttaaggaactactatggtcatatATAGTTTACCTGAACACACATCCTTATGATCACTTAAAATAACACATTGTCTCAAAGTTCATAAGATATATATCATGGTGTCTATCAAGAAAACCTATTGCTActgacttccatcaatagtgacccaatctataagaaatatatgatcactttaatATATCTTCTATAAGTCAAAGCCATTGCTATTTTGGCATAAGTTtagtattctctcaaggttaaaaaaataacataataaaataGCTTGGTGAAGTTATGACAACTTGATAGCattatgtcatgactcaccataggttctatccaatatgtaaccatacacactagtgcaaaACCTTATCCTAATGACTAAGACCAACTATCCCTTCAATTAGGAAGTAGTACACTACAATCTCTAATACGTTGTCTAagtttattatgtgatcaactaacatactctaactccaaggagcacatgtcaaattccactaaagcaattactatggccataaatttcatgatcacatatccTTTGAATCACTCAAGatgacacattgtctcaatcccatgagatataatggtgtctctattgagaatacatgttgCCACCAATCTCCttcaataatgacccaatccatgTATAtaatgaccactttagggtcttacccataggtcaaagcctcttgttgatttggcacaaactcaatatcctctcaaggttaaaagtccatatagtatagtagcttggtgaatcatgataattgatagccttgtgtcATAATTCATTATAGATCTTGTTCAatatgcatcacatacactagtgcactcaccatgagaaactcatccttacggccaagataagtcatcccttcaattaggaggtggtacactatagtctctattggattgcccaaatccatgaaccaattgtggacaacttatctacttataaggaacccatgacttgtatcttctatgcaactcttaatgcacccaagttatgtacaatgtaagagacatgggttgaatgctcaaatcaatgttaatacaCCAAAGCGATAGCAAATGGAtaattaagtctaactttgttacatcatggcTTGTTTTTATGGGCTTAATCCCAATAGTTTTGACTTCTTATTTACAGTATTTAGTTTCTATaaaagaaataggaaatttgcaaatacaaaatatttcttattgtaGCGGTTATAAACTAGAAAAATTGTTCGTTTTACCTTTCAATAGAAGTGTTTACTCTTCTTTTATACCATTTGATTTAGTTCATTTCCCAATTTCTACAAAAGGAAAGTCTTGATATTATGTTTCCTTCATTGATGATTATACTcgttattattgtttttatcttatgaaacattgttctttttttttttttagtattcatAATGCCTTTTAAGACTTTGTAAAAACTCAACATTTTATTGTTATCAAGTGCTTTGGGTGTGATTTCAATGGAAAGTACACTTCCAATGTATTTCATGAATTACTTGCTTCACATGGAACTATTCACCACACTTCTTATCCTAGCACTATAGAGTAGAATGGTGTTGCTAAAATGAAACATAGACACATTGTTGAAACTACTCATTTGCTCTTATTATCTACATGTGTTCTTACTAAACCTTTAGTTGCTCATGATTTGAAAAGTTGTAACGTTATGCTCTTGATTACTTTTCCTTAAgagtctttggttgtacttaattattttctctttaattaGTCCTCATGTGGAGCATACTAAGTTATCTTCTCATTATGTCATTTGTATTCTTATAGGGTATAGAGCATACTAAGTTATCTTCTCATTCTATTATTTGTACTCTTAAGTCATATCATTGCTTTAGCTTTTATTCATAATCTTTCTAAGCATCTACCCTATAAAGAAGTTTTTCTTAATCATCTTTGGCAATTGGGTATGACTAAGAAACTTTCTGTTTTACATGAGATTAACACTTAGGATTTGGTACCTTTACCACTTGGTAAGGGTACAATTTGTTTGTGTCATGTCcataaaatcaaaactaagTTTGTTGGTTCAATTAAGTGGTACAAAGCCCGATTAGTTGCTAAAGGGTTCTTTAAATACTCATATTTTACTTTCcctatatgttgatgacatgattaTTACAAGTGATGATGTTTAtaggattataattttaaaattatatttggattttgattggagccaaaatatgtgctctaatgacacatattcaatataatttgtgcaccaaaggacactcaaatcacccaacttgacctaaatcaatggtAAGGTCttagccatgagtttaacttatattttggatatttatgtcagattcaaggaaagaaaatggtgcaagttgaattactttagattttgaaagaccaagaaagggttaaataaaaagataagtGAGTCAAAACTCATGAACCATGAGGAAAGTCAAGAAGAGGATATCGTGAGTTtgaaagatgagaaatgaccattatggaggaagaaagaaggtaagaaaacatg from Vitis vinifera cultivar Pinot Noir 40024 chromosome 9, ASM3070453v1 includes these protein-coding regions:
- the LOC100241247 gene encoding pleiotropic drug resistance protein 1-like, whose protein sequence is MATADIYRASGSFRRNGSSIWRNSGADVFSQSSRDEDDEEALKWAALEKLPTYNRLRKGLLMGSEGEASEIDIHNLGFQEKKNLVERLVKIAEEDNEKFLLKLKNRIDRVGVDVPEIEVRFEHLTIDAEAFVGSRALPSFHNFIFNKLEGILNAVHILPSKKKKCTILNDVSGIIKPRRMTLLLGPPSSGKTTLLLALAGKLDPNLKVTGRVTYNGHSMNEFVPQRTAAYISQHDTHIGEMTVRETLAFSARCQGVGDRYDMLAELSRREKAANIKPDPDLDVFMKAAATEGQKENVVTDYTLKILGLDICADTMVGDEMIRGISGGQRKRVTTGEMLVGPSKALFMDEISTGLDSSTTYQIVNSLKQTIHILNGTAVISLLQPAPETYNLFDDIILLSDSQIVYQGPREDVLEFFESMGFKCPARKGVADFLQEVTSRKDQAQYWARKEEPYSFVTVKEFAEAFQSFHIGRKVADELASPFDKAKSHPAALTTKKYGVRKKVLLDANMSREYLLMKRNSFVYIFKLTQLAVMAVIAMTLFLRTEMHKNSTDDGSIYTGALFFTVVMIMFNGMAELAMAIAKLPVFYKQRDLLFYPAWAYALPSWVLKIPITFVEVAVWVFITYYVIGFDPNVERLFRQYLLLLLVNQMASGLFRFIAAAGRNMIVANTFGAFALLMLLASGGFILSHDNVKKWWIWGYWSSPLMYAQNAIVVNEFLGKSWSKNVTDSTESLGVTVLKSRGFSTDAHWYWIGAGALLGFIFVFNFFYTLCLNYLNPFENHQAVITEESDNAKTATTERGEEMVEAIAEAKHNKKKGMVLPFQPHSITFDDIRYSVDMPEEMKSQGALEDRLELLKGVSGAFRPGVLTALMGVSGAGKTTLMDVLAGRKTGGYIEGKITISGYPKKQETFARISGYCEQNDIHSPHVTVHESLLYSAWLRLPSDVNSETRKMFIEEVMELVELTPLRDALVGLPGVNGLSTEQRKRLTIAVELVANPSIIFMDEPTSGLDARAAAIVMRTVRNTVDTGRTVVCTIHQPSIDIFEAFDELLLMKRGGQEIYVGPLGRHSSHLINYFERIEGVSKIKDGYNPATWMLEVTTSAQEVILRVDFTEIYKNSDLYRRNKDLIKELSQPAPGTKDLYFATQYSQPFFTQFLACLWKQRWSYWRNPPYTAVRFLFTTFIALMFGTMFWDLGTKRTRQQDLFNAMGSMYAAVLFLGIQNAQSVQPVVVVERTVFYRERAAGMYSALPYAFGQALVEIPYVFAQAVAYGVIVYAMIGFEWTAAKFFWYLFFMFFTLLYFTFYGMMAVAATPNQHIASIVAAAFYGIWNLFSGFIVPRNRIPVWWRWYYWICPVAWTLYGLVTSQFGDIQDTLLDKNQTVEQFLDDYFGFKHDFLGVVAAVVVGFVVLFLFTFAYAIKAFNFQRR